In Anomalospiza imberbis isolate Cuckoo-Finch-1a 21T00152 chromosome 26, ASM3175350v1, whole genome shotgun sequence, the following proteins share a genomic window:
- the CD46 gene encoding membrane cofactor protein isoform X3, protein MGRLSVPPPPLLLPLLLPVLVLWRLGGAQDVATCPKPDRLQYAELNESFREIQNFPPGTKISFTCRPGYRRVPGMSLTWTCGDDLQWSPKGVFCTAKKCAYPGDLENGHFDATDLTFGSVLTFYCNEGYRLQGKEKISCDIMNGGVGWSGSLPYCEKIPCEPPPKIANGDYEERSSYVYQSSVTYRCRDVPRGSDPFSLIGPDTIHCTADEHTKNGVWSGPPPECRVVKCEDPRVENGRKTSGFGLPYRYKDSVVFECNQGYFMVGEMVIICEENNTWVPPKPTCEKITADVCPAPKIPNGVLIPGKPAYGKGESVQIRCNAGCSFPDGSAEVTVTCQEQSSWGALQHCACESEGSGSTPVISYGTVTDGQKPSYSVGDFITIECYTGYTLHGEARIQYIGNNQWVPAVPTCQLSGYIIAVICVIVVVVVLLAAFWIYKKFFSQNGCNMTIGKTRAGGDHGCLVPHRAFLR, encoded by the exons ATGGGGCGGCTCtcggtgccgccgccgccgctgctgctgccgctgctgctgcccgtGCTGGTGCTGTGGCGGCTCGGCGGGGCCCAGGATGTGG CCACGTGTCCCAAGCCGGATCGGCTGCAGTACGCAGAGCTCAACGAGTCCTTCAGGGAAATACAGAATTTTCCACCTGGGACCAAAATCTCCTTCACCTGCCGGCCGGGATACAGAAGGGTTCCAGGGATGTCACTGACGTGGACATGTGGTGATGACTTGCAGTGGTCACCCAAAGGCGTGTTCTGTACAG cGAAAAAATGTGCGTACCCAGGAGACTTGGAAAATGGTCATTTTGATGCAACAGATCTTACATTTGGTTCAGTTCTGACATTTTATTGTAATGAAGG ATACAGATtgcaggggaaggaaaagatTTCCTGTGATATCATGAATGGAGGTGTTGGCTGGAGTGGATCTCTGCCTTACTGTGAAA AAATTCCTTGTGAGCCACCTCCCAAAATAGCCAACGGGGACTACGAGGAAAGATCCAGCTACGTGTACCAGAGCTCAGTGACCTACAGGTGTcgggatgtccccaggggcAGTGATCCCTTCTCCCTCATTGGCCCAGACACGATTCACTGCACAGCTGACGAGCACACAAAGAATGGAGTCTGGAGTGGGCCGCCTCCAGAGTGTCGAG TGGTCAAATGTGAAGACCCTAGAGttgaaaatgggagaaaaacaTCCGGATTTGGACTTCCCTACAGATACAAGGACTCGGTTGTGTTTGAGTGTAATCAAGGCTATTTCATGGTTGGAGAAATGGTGATTATCTGTGAAGAAAATAACACCTGGGTTCCTCCAAAACCAACTTGTGAGAAAA TTACTGCAGATGTGTGTCCTGCCCCAAAGATCCCCAATGGGGTCCTGATTCCAGGCAAGCCAGCCTATGGAAAAGGAGAGTCTGTCCAGATCAGGTGCAATGctggctgctccttccctgatGGCTCTGCAGAGGTGACAGTGACCTGTCAAGAACAGAGCTCCTGGGGTGCTTTACAGCACTGTGCCT gtGAGTCTGAAGGTTCTGGTTCCACACCAGTCATAAGTTATGGGACAGTGACAGATGGACAAAAGCCTTCCTACTCTGTGGGGGATTTCATTACCATTGAATGTTACACGGGGTACACCTTGCACGGGGAGGCTCGGATTCAGTACATTGGAAACAACCAGTGGGTGCCTGCAGTGCCAACCTGCCAGCTCA GTGGATATATTATAGCCGTCATCTGTG TGATTGTGGTAGTTGTGGTGCTCCTGGCAGCCTTCTGGATCTACAAGAAATTCTTCTCACAGAATGG ATGTAACATGACCATCGGCAAAACAAGAGCAGGAGGAGATCATGGCTGCCTCGTCCCTCACAGAGCCTTCCTTCGCTAG
- the CD46 gene encoding membrane cofactor protein isoform X1: protein MGRLSVPPPPLLLPLLLPVLVLWRLGGAQDVATCPKPDRLQYAELNESFREIQNFPPGTKISFTCRPGYRRVPGMSLTWTCGDDLQWSPKGVFCTAKKCAYPGDLENGHFDATDLTFGSVLTFYCNEGYRLQGKEKISCDIMNGGVGWSGSLPYCEKIPCEPPPKIANGDYEERSSYVYQSSVTYRCRDVPRGSDPFSLIGPDTIHCTADEHTKNGVWSGPPPECRVVKCEDPRVENGRKTSGFGLPYRYKDSVVFECNQGYFMVGEMVIICEENNTWVPPKPTCEKITADVCPAPKIPNGVLIPGKPAYGKGESVQIRCNAGCSFPDGSAEVTVTCQEQSSWGALQHCACESEGSGSTPVISYGTVTDGQKPSYSVGDFITIECYTGYTLHGEARIQYIGNNQWVPAVPTCQLSGYIIAVICVIVVVVVLLAAFWIYKKFFSQNGSGAAWVSCGQMCSDLHWEPVPCGTLGVSEHGLARGEAERGLHCLGKLIFVPTDGSGGHCCYGHQKQLHSLKHRQEPTAKFVCVTDVT, encoded by the exons ATGGGGCGGCTCtcggtgccgccgccgccgctgctgctgccgctgctgctgcccgtGCTGGTGCTGTGGCGGCTCGGCGGGGCCCAGGATGTGG CCACGTGTCCCAAGCCGGATCGGCTGCAGTACGCAGAGCTCAACGAGTCCTTCAGGGAAATACAGAATTTTCCACCTGGGACCAAAATCTCCTTCACCTGCCGGCCGGGATACAGAAGGGTTCCAGGGATGTCACTGACGTGGACATGTGGTGATGACTTGCAGTGGTCACCCAAAGGCGTGTTCTGTACAG cGAAAAAATGTGCGTACCCAGGAGACTTGGAAAATGGTCATTTTGATGCAACAGATCTTACATTTGGTTCAGTTCTGACATTTTATTGTAATGAAGG ATACAGATtgcaggggaaggaaaagatTTCCTGTGATATCATGAATGGAGGTGTTGGCTGGAGTGGATCTCTGCCTTACTGTGAAA AAATTCCTTGTGAGCCACCTCCCAAAATAGCCAACGGGGACTACGAGGAAAGATCCAGCTACGTGTACCAGAGCTCAGTGACCTACAGGTGTcgggatgtccccaggggcAGTGATCCCTTCTCCCTCATTGGCCCAGACACGATTCACTGCACAGCTGACGAGCACACAAAGAATGGAGTCTGGAGTGGGCCGCCTCCAGAGTGTCGAG TGGTCAAATGTGAAGACCCTAGAGttgaaaatgggagaaaaacaTCCGGATTTGGACTTCCCTACAGATACAAGGACTCGGTTGTGTTTGAGTGTAATCAAGGCTATTTCATGGTTGGAGAAATGGTGATTATCTGTGAAGAAAATAACACCTGGGTTCCTCCAAAACCAACTTGTGAGAAAA TTACTGCAGATGTGTGTCCTGCCCCAAAGATCCCCAATGGGGTCCTGATTCCAGGCAAGCCAGCCTATGGAAAAGGAGAGTCTGTCCAGATCAGGTGCAATGctggctgctccttccctgatGGCTCTGCAGAGGTGACAGTGACCTGTCAAGAACAGAGCTCCTGGGGTGCTTTACAGCACTGTGCCT gtGAGTCTGAAGGTTCTGGTTCCACACCAGTCATAAGTTATGGGACAGTGACAGATGGACAAAAGCCTTCCTACTCTGTGGGGGATTTCATTACCATTGAATGTTACACGGGGTACACCTTGCACGGGGAGGCTCGGATTCAGTACATTGGAAACAACCAGTGGGTGCCTGCAGTGCCAACCTGCCAGCTCA GTGGATATATTATAGCCGTCATCTGTG TGATTGTGGTAGTTGTGGTGCTCCTGGCAGCCTTCTGGATCTACAAGAAATTCTTCTCACAGAATGG GTCTGGTGCTGCGTGGGTCAGCTGTGGACAAATGTGCTCTGACTTGCACTGGGAGCCAGTCCCGTGTGGAACACTTGGTGTGTCAGAGCACGGCCTGGCCCGAGGGGAGGCAGAGCGGGGGCTGCACTGCTTAGGAAAATTGATATTTGTGCCTACAGATGGCTCTGGAGGCCACTGCTGTTATGGGCACCAAAAGCAG CTCCACTCCCTAAAGCACCGACAGGAACCAACAGCAAAATTCGTCTGCGTCACAGATGTAACATGA
- the CD46 gene encoding membrane cofactor protein isoform X5, translated as MGRLSVPPPPLLLPLLLPVLVLWRLGGAQDVATCPKPDRLQYAELNESFREIQNFPPGTKISFTCRPGYRRVPGMSLTWTCGDDLQWSPKGVFCTAKKCAYPGDLENGHFDATDLTFGSVLTFYCNEGYRLQGKEKISCDIMNGGVGWSGSLPYCEKIPCEPPPKIANGDYEERSSYVYQSSVTYRCRDVPRGSDPFSLIGPDTIHCTADEHTKNGVWSGPPPECRVVKCEDPRVENGRKTSGFGLPYRYKDSVVFECNQGYFMVGEMVIICEENNTWVPPKPTCEKITADVCPAPKIPNGVLIPGKPAYGKGESVQIRCNAGCSFPDGSAEVTVTCQEQSSWGALQHCACESEGSGSTPVISYGTVTDGQKPSYSVGDFITIECYTGYTLHGEARIQYIGNNQWVPAVPTCQLSGYIIAVICVIVVVVVLLAAFWIYKKFFSQNGSTP; from the exons ATGGGGCGGCTCtcggtgccgccgccgccgctgctgctgccgctgctgctgcccgtGCTGGTGCTGTGGCGGCTCGGCGGGGCCCAGGATGTGG CCACGTGTCCCAAGCCGGATCGGCTGCAGTACGCAGAGCTCAACGAGTCCTTCAGGGAAATACAGAATTTTCCACCTGGGACCAAAATCTCCTTCACCTGCCGGCCGGGATACAGAAGGGTTCCAGGGATGTCACTGACGTGGACATGTGGTGATGACTTGCAGTGGTCACCCAAAGGCGTGTTCTGTACAG cGAAAAAATGTGCGTACCCAGGAGACTTGGAAAATGGTCATTTTGATGCAACAGATCTTACATTTGGTTCAGTTCTGACATTTTATTGTAATGAAGG ATACAGATtgcaggggaaggaaaagatTTCCTGTGATATCATGAATGGAGGTGTTGGCTGGAGTGGATCTCTGCCTTACTGTGAAA AAATTCCTTGTGAGCCACCTCCCAAAATAGCCAACGGGGACTACGAGGAAAGATCCAGCTACGTGTACCAGAGCTCAGTGACCTACAGGTGTcgggatgtccccaggggcAGTGATCCCTTCTCCCTCATTGGCCCAGACACGATTCACTGCACAGCTGACGAGCACACAAAGAATGGAGTCTGGAGTGGGCCGCCTCCAGAGTGTCGAG TGGTCAAATGTGAAGACCCTAGAGttgaaaatgggagaaaaacaTCCGGATTTGGACTTCCCTACAGATACAAGGACTCGGTTGTGTTTGAGTGTAATCAAGGCTATTTCATGGTTGGAGAAATGGTGATTATCTGTGAAGAAAATAACACCTGGGTTCCTCCAAAACCAACTTGTGAGAAAA TTACTGCAGATGTGTGTCCTGCCCCAAAGATCCCCAATGGGGTCCTGATTCCAGGCAAGCCAGCCTATGGAAAAGGAGAGTCTGTCCAGATCAGGTGCAATGctggctgctccttccctgatGGCTCTGCAGAGGTGACAGTGACCTGTCAAGAACAGAGCTCCTGGGGTGCTTTACAGCACTGTGCCT gtGAGTCTGAAGGTTCTGGTTCCACACCAGTCATAAGTTATGGGACAGTGACAGATGGACAAAAGCCTTCCTACTCTGTGGGGGATTTCATTACCATTGAATGTTACACGGGGTACACCTTGCACGGGGAGGCTCGGATTCAGTACATTGGAAACAACCAGTGGGTGCCTGCAGTGCCAACCTGCCAGCTCA GTGGATATATTATAGCCGTCATCTGTG TGATTGTGGTAGTTGTGGTGCTCCTGGCAGCCTTCTGGATCTACAAGAAATTCTTCTCACAGAATGG CTCCACTCCCTAA
- the CD46 gene encoding membrane cofactor protein isoform X4 translates to MGRLSVPPPPLLLPLLLPVLVLWRLGGAQDVATCPKPDRLQYAELNESFREIQNFPPGTKISFTCRPGYRRVPGMSLTWTCGDDLQWSPKGVFCTAKKCAYPGDLENGHFDATDLTFGSVLTFYCNEGYRLQGKEKISCDIMNGGVGWSGSLPYCEKIPCEPPPKIANGDYEERSSYVYQSSVTYRCRDVPRGSDPFSLIGPDTIHCTADEHTKNGVWSGPPPECRVVKCEDPRVENGRKTSGFGLPYRYKDSVVFECNQGYFMVGEMVIICEENNTWVPPKPTCEKITADVCPAPKIPNGVLIPGKPAYGKGESVQIRCNAGCSFPDGSAEVTVTCQEQSSWGALQHCACESEGSGSTPVISYGTVTDGQKPSYSVGDFITIECYTGYTLHGEARIQYIGNNQWVPAVPTCQLSGYIIAVICVIVVVVVLLAAFWIYKKFFSQNGKRDSTPSSAEYKMCKA, encoded by the exons ATGGGGCGGCTCtcggtgccgccgccgccgctgctgctgccgctgctgctgcccgtGCTGGTGCTGTGGCGGCTCGGCGGGGCCCAGGATGTGG CCACGTGTCCCAAGCCGGATCGGCTGCAGTACGCAGAGCTCAACGAGTCCTTCAGGGAAATACAGAATTTTCCACCTGGGACCAAAATCTCCTTCACCTGCCGGCCGGGATACAGAAGGGTTCCAGGGATGTCACTGACGTGGACATGTGGTGATGACTTGCAGTGGTCACCCAAAGGCGTGTTCTGTACAG cGAAAAAATGTGCGTACCCAGGAGACTTGGAAAATGGTCATTTTGATGCAACAGATCTTACATTTGGTTCAGTTCTGACATTTTATTGTAATGAAGG ATACAGATtgcaggggaaggaaaagatTTCCTGTGATATCATGAATGGAGGTGTTGGCTGGAGTGGATCTCTGCCTTACTGTGAAA AAATTCCTTGTGAGCCACCTCCCAAAATAGCCAACGGGGACTACGAGGAAAGATCCAGCTACGTGTACCAGAGCTCAGTGACCTACAGGTGTcgggatgtccccaggggcAGTGATCCCTTCTCCCTCATTGGCCCAGACACGATTCACTGCACAGCTGACGAGCACACAAAGAATGGAGTCTGGAGTGGGCCGCCTCCAGAGTGTCGAG TGGTCAAATGTGAAGACCCTAGAGttgaaaatgggagaaaaacaTCCGGATTTGGACTTCCCTACAGATACAAGGACTCGGTTGTGTTTGAGTGTAATCAAGGCTATTTCATGGTTGGAGAAATGGTGATTATCTGTGAAGAAAATAACACCTGGGTTCCTCCAAAACCAACTTGTGAGAAAA TTACTGCAGATGTGTGTCCTGCCCCAAAGATCCCCAATGGGGTCCTGATTCCAGGCAAGCCAGCCTATGGAAAAGGAGAGTCTGTCCAGATCAGGTGCAATGctggctgctccttccctgatGGCTCTGCAGAGGTGACAGTGACCTGTCAAGAACAGAGCTCCTGGGGTGCTTTACAGCACTGTGCCT gtGAGTCTGAAGGTTCTGGTTCCACACCAGTCATAAGTTATGGGACAGTGACAGATGGACAAAAGCCTTCCTACTCTGTGGGGGATTTCATTACCATTGAATGTTACACGGGGTACACCTTGCACGGGGAGGCTCGGATTCAGTACATTGGAAACAACCAGTGGGTGCCTGCAGTGCCAACCTGCCAGCTCA GTGGATATATTATAGCCGTCATCTGTG TGATTGTGGTAGTTGTGGTGCTCCTGGCAGCCTTCTGGATCTACAAGAAATTCTTCTCACAGAATGG gAAACGTGACAGCACTCCCAGTTCTGCCGAATATAAGATGTGTAAAGCATGA
- the CD46 gene encoding membrane cofactor protein isoform X2 — MGRLSVPPPPLLLPLLLPVLVLWRLGGAQDVATCPKPDRLQYAELNESFREIQNFPPGTKISFTCRPGYRRVPGMSLTWTCGDDLQWSPKGVFCTAKKCAYPGDLENGHFDATDLTFGSVLTFYCNEGYRLQGKEKISCDIMNGGVGWSGSLPYCEKIPCEPPPKIANGDYEERSSYVYQSSVTYRCRDVPRGSDPFSLIGPDTIHCTADEHTKNGVWSGPPPECRVVKCEDPRVENGRKTSGFGLPYRYKDSVVFECNQGYFMVGEMVIICEENNTWVPPKPTCEKITADVCPAPKIPNGVLIPGKPAYGKGESVQIRCNAGCSFPDGSAEVTVTCQEQSSWGALQHCACESEGSGSTPVISYGTVTDGQKPSYSVGDFITIECYTGYTLHGEARIQYIGNNQWVPAVPTCQLSGYIIAVICVIVVVVVLLAAFWIYKKFFSQNGSYTVDESCKEICILKTNVPAEMEETAQMN; from the exons ATGGGGCGGCTCtcggtgccgccgccgccgctgctgctgccgctgctgctgcccgtGCTGGTGCTGTGGCGGCTCGGCGGGGCCCAGGATGTGG CCACGTGTCCCAAGCCGGATCGGCTGCAGTACGCAGAGCTCAACGAGTCCTTCAGGGAAATACAGAATTTTCCACCTGGGACCAAAATCTCCTTCACCTGCCGGCCGGGATACAGAAGGGTTCCAGGGATGTCACTGACGTGGACATGTGGTGATGACTTGCAGTGGTCACCCAAAGGCGTGTTCTGTACAG cGAAAAAATGTGCGTACCCAGGAGACTTGGAAAATGGTCATTTTGATGCAACAGATCTTACATTTGGTTCAGTTCTGACATTTTATTGTAATGAAGG ATACAGATtgcaggggaaggaaaagatTTCCTGTGATATCATGAATGGAGGTGTTGGCTGGAGTGGATCTCTGCCTTACTGTGAAA AAATTCCTTGTGAGCCACCTCCCAAAATAGCCAACGGGGACTACGAGGAAAGATCCAGCTACGTGTACCAGAGCTCAGTGACCTACAGGTGTcgggatgtccccaggggcAGTGATCCCTTCTCCCTCATTGGCCCAGACACGATTCACTGCACAGCTGACGAGCACACAAAGAATGGAGTCTGGAGTGGGCCGCCTCCAGAGTGTCGAG TGGTCAAATGTGAAGACCCTAGAGttgaaaatgggagaaaaacaTCCGGATTTGGACTTCCCTACAGATACAAGGACTCGGTTGTGTTTGAGTGTAATCAAGGCTATTTCATGGTTGGAGAAATGGTGATTATCTGTGAAGAAAATAACACCTGGGTTCCTCCAAAACCAACTTGTGAGAAAA TTACTGCAGATGTGTGTCCTGCCCCAAAGATCCCCAATGGGGTCCTGATTCCAGGCAAGCCAGCCTATGGAAAAGGAGAGTCTGTCCAGATCAGGTGCAATGctggctgctccttccctgatGGCTCTGCAGAGGTGACAGTGACCTGTCAAGAACAGAGCTCCTGGGGTGCTTTACAGCACTGTGCCT gtGAGTCTGAAGGTTCTGGTTCCACACCAGTCATAAGTTATGGGACAGTGACAGATGGACAAAAGCCTTCCTACTCTGTGGGGGATTTCATTACCATTGAATGTTACACGGGGTACACCTTGCACGGGGAGGCTCGGATTCAGTACATTGGAAACAACCAGTGGGTGCCTGCAGTGCCAACCTGCCAGCTCA GTGGATATATTATAGCCGTCATCTGTG TGATTGTGGTAGTTGTGGTGCTCCTGGCAGCCTTCTGGATCTACAAGAAATTCTTCTCACAGAATGG CTCGTACACAGTTGATGAGAGTTGCAAggaaatttgtattttaaaaactaatgTCCCAGCTGAGATGGAAGAAACTGCACAAATGAATTAA